One genomic segment of Halococcus sediminicola includes these proteins:
- a CDS encoding GNAT family N-acetyltransferase translates to MELREAETNDTERIRALIESTLTASYALSPREIDALLEDNFGEGRLEDAFGDDSVTLVAESTVNGTETTVGGIVEAAHDGDGGTGEVRWLFVDPEHRGKGIGTRLFETAVERLRKQGAERITATTFEANREGTQFFEQFGFGHTDDRQVEVEGETLVEHVYAEHPTETETTSESDSEGHSDADLPNTETRNGVTTATADDGQQMYIDLTEEDSGTEGSFFVAYTDEEHTDQFGYYCTNCGSLDTAMDNMGRIECSNCSNVHAERSDEAYDDSYL, encoded by the coding sequence ATGGAACTACGCGAGGCTGAGACCAATGATACCGAACGGATACGCGCGCTGATCGAGAGTACGCTGACCGCCTCATATGCGCTGAGTCCACGAGAGATCGACGCGCTTCTCGAAGACAATTTCGGCGAGGGGCGGCTCGAAGACGCATTTGGGGATGATTCGGTCACGCTCGTCGCGGAGAGTACCGTCAACGGGACTGAAACTACGGTCGGGGGCATCGTTGAAGCGGCCCACGACGGGGACGGAGGCACGGGCGAAGTTCGTTGGTTGTTTGTCGACCCAGAACACCGTGGGAAGGGAATCGGCACCCGCTTGTTCGAGACCGCAGTTGAGAGACTCCGCAAACAAGGTGCCGAACGCATCACAGCAACCACGTTCGAAGCCAACAGGGAGGGTACCCAGTTTTTCGAGCAGTTCGGGTTCGGGCACACTGACGACCGACAAGTAGAGGTCGAGGGCGAAACGCTCGTAGAGCACGTCTACGCTGAACACCCAACGGAAACTGAAACAACGAGCGAGTCCGATTCGGAGGGCCACTCTGATGCCGACCTTCCGAACACGGAAACGAGGAATGGCGTCACGACTGCAACAGCCGATGACGGCCAGCAAATGTATATCGACCTCACTGAAGAGGACTCAGGCACTGAAGGATCATTTTTCGTCGCGTATACTGACGAAGAGCACACCGATCAGTTCGGGTACTACTGCACTAACTGCGGGTCATTGGATACAGCGATGGATAACATGGGTCGGATCGAATGCAGCAACTGCAGTAACGTCCACGCAGAACGCTCGGACGAAGCCTACGACGATTCATATCTATAG